Genomic segment of Bacteroides intestinalis DSM 17393:
TTGCTATGAATGATCGTGTGGGCGCTATTCAGTGCCTTATGGGTTTGGCCGGTTTCGGCGTAGTGGCGAAACAGATAGTATTGCGGCAAGACGTGTCCCGGAGCCATGTTGCAGGCGATGGACAGAAACCGTTCTGCTTCCTCGTATTTCTGAAGCCGGTGACAGCAATTGCCTAAGTCGTACAAGATCCTTGAGGAAGGAAATAGCACGGATGCCCGCCGTAACATGACTTCTGCTTTGGGATAGCTTTTATTTTTGTAGAACTGCATAGCGCAGGAAGCAATGTATATATGGTTATTCTTATAGCAAGGATAATATCCGAATAGTTTGTCCTCCAGTCCGGCACCGGGCAAGCACCCGTATTCATGAATCATACTTTTTAATTCCCGTTCTTCGGACTTGAATCGCCATGCTCTGTAACTAAGGAGGCATGACGCCGACAGGCAGATGGTTATCAAGATATATCGGGGATAATAGCAGATGTTTTTTCCCGGATATGATGCCGCCATGACGGTTACCAGCAATATGATGGGCGTGATTTCCAACGGATATGAAAAAAAGGCAAAGATGCAATAGAAAGATAATACGGGGTGGAAAAACGACATGCTTCTGAACAACAAAAATAGCAGAATAAGTCCGATGATTCCATATTCGACTATGATGCGCAGGTATTCGTTGAAGGCATGGCTGTTATCGGACGCTTTGAGTTTGTAGGGAGAGTCCGGATGGTTTGCAAAATACTCGGCTTGTGTATACATGTACCGGGATGCAAAGGTGTTTACGCCCGAACCTGTTAATGGGGAAGTATGAAGAAGCTGTCCGCTGTTTTTCCATATAAACAATCGCGCGTCGGCAGATTCTTTCTTCAGGAAATAGAGGGCTGCCAAGCAAGAAAGGCACAATACCGCTACGGGAAATAGGTGCCGGTATCGGATTTTGCGGTACCTTGCCAATAGGTGTATAAGGGATATGAGCAGAGCTATCCATGCGGCTCGGGAATAGGAGAGGATGATAATTCCCGATATTGAGGCTGCTGCGGGTATCAATAGGGTAAAGATTGTTTTTCTGTTCTCCTTATAGCACAACGACATAAATTCTACGATTAATATCAGGCAGGCACCGATATAACCTGCCAAAGGTACCGGGTTCTTGAAACTGCCTGTAACCGGGAAGTTGTTGTGGTTGGATTCTGCCCAACCACAAAATTGCCCCCATGCGATGAGGGACTGAATAAATCCGGTAATTGCGATTATACCCAATAACTTGTATTGACAGGACCGTGTCAAGCAACGCACTGCTGCATAGCAGAGTGCAACGCAACCCCATATCAGCCAATCATTTTTGTCCATAAGGTTATCGGACGTTCCAACGGTGTGGCAAATAAGGTAAAGCGCGAATGCGCAAGCGTATAAGTCGGTATATGTAAAGGCTTGTTTTATCATTTTTTATCTGAAGATGACTCTGTTTCTTTCAAATGTGAAAATTCTCTCTTCGCGTCCTTTCGTATGGTTTCTGATCCAATACAGCCCGTTGACGGGTACCGAATCGAAATCAATGTATGAATATTCGGCCACTTTCATGCCCAGGCTGTTGAAGCCTTTGTCGTCACCTACCAGTAGCTCGTAAGTCTCACCGGGTACTATATTGTTATCATCCGTCAAAGGCAAGTAATGAATGCGGCTGATGCTGGCCGGAGCGCCCAAATCAATAGCCACCCAATCCTGTATTTCGGCGGAAGTTAATTTGTCCCGGTCGGATAGGGCTGCCTTTTTCTGTTCAAATCCCTTTTCCTTGGGTGATGCGAAAAAGTTCCCTTTTAATGGAACGGTGTCATTACCGGAGAAAAATTCCAGTTCAGCGATTGAGGTCTTTCTTGGAATCAAAATTCTCCAATACCGGTATTTATGCGGATGAGAGATGAAATGATCCGCATAGTTGGAATATGCGTTTTCTGACAAGGTGGATACTTCGACTGAGGGGATGAAAGAGGGGAGATGTGAAGCTTCTATTTTTGCCCCTACCATTTTGTCGCTATTGCGGTTGACCCAATTAACCAGCGGATATTTACGTTTGAGGCGCAGTGTCTGCGTCTGCTTTTTATCGGGGCGCAAATAGTGGGGCTTTCCTGTACTGGTTATTAGAAACGGATAGGATGCGGGAACTATTTCATCATTGATCCAATATCCTGCAATGCAGGCAATGCCGGTTCCTACATTTTCAAATGTTACTGTATTCTCGCTGATCTCTCCGAAATGTATCGGGACCCATTTCTCATTATTAAATGCGCATAGGTAGGCGAATTTCCGTTTTTTTACGGAGTAGTGTAGCAAGACCTTTTCCAGTTCAATATGGTTGTCTCCACTTTGCGATATTGCTTGCTCTAACTGACTTTCTTGTTGGATACATGATGTCAGAATACTAAAAAGCATAAATGATATTATTGTTTTCATAAGTATTGGATATATCGTGTTATTGGTAGTAAAGGAACGGATATAATATGTATCTTCTTTGTAATATTATCTCATATGTTTGAAGATATGGTAACGGATGGATTATTCTTATTTTCTGCGGATAAGATAAACTACACCTTAACAATATTAAATAAGTTTGTTTTGTATCGCTTTCGGATTTTGCATTATCTTTGCGCCTGATTAATAAACCCTTTGACATTGTAACCAGATGAAAGCAATTCACTTTGTATTTTGTCTTTTCGCGGTACTTATGCTGACGACTACGAATAGTCAGGCTGCCGCAGCTAATGAGGACTTCCAGGCATTCCTCAAGAAATTTACTTCCAGTGCTTCTTTCCAGTATTCCCGTATCAAGTTTCCGTTGAAAACTCCCATTGCCCTGTTAGAGGAAGATGGTGAGACGGAGAAAACTTTTCCGTTTACACGTGATAAGTGGGCGTTGCTGGGTGAAGATGCGTTTAAAGAAGAACGCATCACAGACGAAGAGGGCGGAGTTTATGTCTCCCGGTTTACCGTGAACAACCCCAAGCATAAAGAGTTTGAGGCTGGCTATGATGAGTCGGAAGCTTCCCTTCGCGTAGTGTTCGAGCTGATTGATGGAAAGTGGTATGTTACCGATTGCTATACTGATTGGTATAACTTCGATCTTCCTATCAGTGAGTTGCCGGAAACTATCACTACAATAGAAGAGGAGAATAAAGCGTTTGAGGAGATGCATCCTTAAATTACTAAAATATACCTTTTTTGTACGATTTATGTGTCATTTTCTCTAAAAAGTACCGTTTCTTTGCAATGTGGAAATATTGTAAACGAAACTAATACCGGAAATGACACGTTCAACTTTCATACATATTCTGTGGGAATGTATTTTCCTTTTTCTCCCTTGTACTTTATTGGCGCAAGAGCGCGCTTCTTTGGGCCATTGGATTGCCGAAGACCAGTCGGGGATGATGGACTTCACCATCCGTGAAGATACGCTTGAACTTATCGTGCCCGAAGGGCTTACTTTATGGTATAAAGACCGCCTGACCGGTGATTATGAAATCAGTTATCATATCTGCATGGTGATGAATGGCGGAGAACACGATCGTCTTAGCGACATGAACTGCTTCTGGGCTGCAAACGATCCGAAACACCTTGGCAAACTATTAGCTCGCTCCACTTGGCGAAATGGCATCTTCCGTAACTATAATACATTGAATCTGTTCTATGTAGGCTATGGTGGTAATGATAATACCACTACCCGTTTTCGTCGTTACTACGGTCAGTTTTACGATGTAGATGAGGCTCGCATCAAACCTTTGATTAAAGAGTATATCGATCCTGTTCATCTATTGAAGCCGAACCGATGGTATCATATCCGGATTCGTGTTCAGAATAATAGCACAACTTTCTTAGTAGATGGTGAGGAGCTTTTCCGTCTGCCTCTCGAAGCCGGTGCAGGTGATGGGCACTTTGGCCTGCGTCTTCTGCAAAATCATGTTCGTTTCACTAACTTCCATATCGAACGTTTGAATTAATCCCATTAATATTCTCATACCATGATGACGAAACTTAATCTGATGAAATCTACCCTTGTTGCTGCATGTGCTGCACTGTTTTCCTTTAGCCTGTCGGCACAAGTTGTAAAGAATGACCGGTTACTCTCTTTTGAACAACCAGAGCTTCCTGCCGGGCTGAGCGCAACGAAAGCCACACTCGGCATCAGCGACCAACATTATAAAGACGGTACGCACAGTTTACGCTGGACCTTTGAACCCGGTTCTATACTAACCCTTCAGCGTGATCTGAAGTTCGAGAAGAAAGACCCCACCGGAAAGGACCTGTACCTTTCCGCCTTTATTGTCTGGGTGTACAACGCAAAAGCCCAGAATACTACTATTGAGTTTGAATTCCTGAAAGACGGAAAGAAGTGCACTTCTTTTCCTTTCGGTATTAATTTCACAGGTTGGCGTGCTGCCTGGGTCTGCTACGAGCGCGATATGCAAGGTACTCCTGAACCTGGGATGAATGAACTGCGTATCGTTGCACCCGACGTGAAAGGAGAGTTGTTCATTGACCATCTGATAACTGCCAGTAAAGTGGATGCCCGTCAGCAAACTGCTGATGTGCAGGTACCCTTCGTTAATAAAGGAACCACTAATCATTGGCTGGTGATTTATGAACACTCCCTGTGGAAACCGGAAATAGCCCTTACTACGGTTAGTGAGAAGGACAGACAAGATATGCAGTTGATGGAAAAACGTTTCCGCGATATGCTTTATACTCCTTCTAAACTGACAGAAAAAGAGATGGAAGGTATTCGTAAGAAATATGATTTCTATGGGATTACTTATAAGAACGGTGTTGTAAGCGGACTACCCATCTTCATGGTACGACAGGCAGAAGCTTACGAACGTATGTATCCCAACTGGGACAAAGGCATGTTCACTAAGTTAGGGATGGAGATGAGTGAGTATTTCAATCTGATGCGCCGGATAGCCTATGCCTATAACAATGCTTCGGATGCTGTGACAAAGGATGAACTGAAACAGAAGTTTCTGGCCATGTACGACCATATCACTGATCAGGGAGTAGCCTATGGCAGTTGTTGGGGGAATATCCATCATTACGGATACAGCATGCGCGGTTTGTATGTGGCCTACTTCCTGATGAAAGACGTATTGAGGGGAGCCGGAAAGCTGAATGAAGCGGAACGCACCTTGCGTTGGTATGCCATTACTAATGAGGTGTATCCTAAACCCACGGTCAATGGCATTGATATAGATACTTTCAATACACAGACGCAGGGGCGCATGGCAAGTATCCTGATTATGGAAGATACTCCTGAGAAACTTCAATATCTCCGTTCTTTCTCCCGCTGGATAGATTATGGTTGCCGTCCGGCACTCGGATTGGCCGGTTCTTTCAAAAAAGACGGTGCTTGTTTCCATCATCGCAATAACTATCCGGCTTATGCGGTCGGTGGTTTGGATGGTGCTACGAATATGATTTATCTGTTGAGTGGAACAGGATTCAAAGTATCTGAAATAGCGCACGAAACAGTAAAGAATGTATTGCTCACCATGCGTTTCTATTGTAATACCAAACAATGGGCTCTTTCCATGTCAGGGCGCCATCCCAATGGAAAGGGACAATTGATTCCCATACAATATGCTACTTTGGCATTGGCTGGTACTCCCGATGGAAATCAGAAATATGACCCTGAACTGGCTGCTGCTTATCTGCGTCTGGTTTCTTATACGGAAACTCCTGATAAGAATGCTCCTGATTATCTGCCGAAAGCATCTACCGCTTACGAACAAAAGCTAAAACAGCTATTTGAAGCACAGGGATTCCGCCCCGAGCCCAATCCGCAAGGTAATCTGGCGTTAGGGTACGGTTGTGTTTCAGTACAGCGCCGGGATAACTGGGCAGCTGTGGTACGTGGACATTCCCGTTACCTTTGGGCAGCAGAACATTATCTGGATGCCAACTTCTTCGGTCGTTATTTGGCTCACGGCAGCATGCAAATATTAACCGGAAAGCCCGATGAAATGGTTACTTTTACCACCAGTGGCTGGCAAGAAGCAGGATTCGATTGGAACCGTTTCCCCGGTACGACGACTATTCATTTACCATTCGATCAGCTTCGCGCTAAAGTGATGAATGTAGATACTTTCTCCGGCATGGAAGAAATGCTTTATTCCGATGAGGCTTTTGCTGGTGGCTTGTCTCAGGCGAAATTAAATGGTAACTTCGGCATGAAGCTTCATGAGCATGACAAGTACAACGGCTCACACCGTGCCCGCAAGTCTTATCACTTCTTCAATGGAACGATTGTATGTCTGGGTACGGATATTGAGAATACAAATGAAGAGTTCCCGACAGAGACTACCGTTTTCCAATTGGCAGCCACTACTCCCGAAATGCATGATTACTG
This window contains:
- a CDS encoding DUF6250 domain-containing protein; this translates as MTRSTFIHILWECIFLFLPCTLLAQERASLGHWIAEDQSGMMDFTIREDTLELIVPEGLTLWYKDRLTGDYEISYHICMVMNGGEHDRLSDMNCFWAANDPKHLGKLLARSTWRNGIFRNYNTLNLFYVGYGGNDNTTTRFRRYYGQFYDVDEARIKPLIKEYIDPVHLLKPNRWYHIRIRVQNNSTTFLVDGEELFRLPLEAGAGDGHFGLRLLQNHVRFTNFHIERLN
- a CDS encoding chondroitinase family polysaccharide lyase, whose product is MKSTLVAACAALFSFSLSAQVVKNDRLLSFEQPELPAGLSATKATLGISDQHYKDGTHSLRWTFEPGSILTLQRDLKFEKKDPTGKDLYLSAFIVWVYNAKAQNTTIEFEFLKDGKKCTSFPFGINFTGWRAAWVCYERDMQGTPEPGMNELRIVAPDVKGELFIDHLITASKVDARQQTADVQVPFVNKGTTNHWLVIYEHSLWKPEIALTTVSEKDRQDMQLMEKRFRDMLYTPSKLTEKEMEGIRKKYDFYGITYKNGVVSGLPIFMVRQAEAYERMYPNWDKGMFTKLGMEMSEYFNLMRRIAYAYNNASDAVTKDELKQKFLAMYDHITDQGVAYGSCWGNIHHYGYSMRGLYVAYFLMKDVLRGAGKLNEAERTLRWYAITNEVYPKPTVNGIDIDTFNTQTQGRMASILIMEDTPEKLQYLRSFSRWIDYGCRPALGLAGSFKKDGACFHHRNNYPAYAVGGLDGATNMIYLLSGTGFKVSEIAHETVKNVLLTMRFYCNTKQWALSMSGRHPNGKGQLIPIQYATLALAGTPDGNQKYDPELAAAYLRLVSYTETPDKNAPDYLPKASTAYEQKLKQLFEAQGFRPEPNPQGNLALGYGCVSVQRRDNWAAVVRGHSRYLWAAEHYLDANFFGRYLAHGSMQILTGKPDEMVTFTTSGWQEAGFDWNRFPGTTTIHLPFDQLRAKVMNVDTFSGMEEMLYSDEAFAGGLSQAKLNGNFGMKLHEHDKYNGSHRARKSYHFFNGTIVCLGTDIENTNEEFPTETTVFQLAATTPEMHDYWAAYKSDGQTYIDPNGVGYYLSKNSMKVAKYEKNFPQVTVGERNPKPTSGDWVSLVLEHGKAPKGASYEYAVLPRTDAVSLKAFAKKPSYKVLQQDRNAHIVRSLTDKLTSYVLFETPQALPEEGLLQKADTSCLVMIREDKDKLLLTVSQPDLALYRGPSDEAFDKDGKRMERSIYSRPWIDNDSGEIPVTVTLKGAWKVAETPYCKVISKDKQQTVLRFTCRDAASFDVELKK